A genome region from Paracoccus stylophorae includes the following:
- a CDS encoding BCCT family transporter has protein sequence MTDITTPQTGPASARIDKTLFAITGGFIALFCAYAFVDIDGLSALVDAGFNFSARYFGLYWQVLLLATFLIGLLLCVLPGSRTVMGGLSVPEFNIFSWGAMIMCTLLAGGGVFWAAGEPIAHFLSTPPVFGDLGEDSRAIANAALAQSFMHWGFLAWAILGSLTTVMLMHYHYDKGLPLAPRTLLYPVFGDRALHGPIGLIADAACVIAVVAGTVGPIGFLGLQMSYGLNALTGIPDNFTTQAIAVLALVGVYTVSAVTGLAKGIKVLSQINVILAVILLVFMLIAGPTTEIFAGFFGGMQVYLTHFFDLTLYRGEAGVFGDPGWLGWWTVFFWGWFMGYGPLMAIFIARVSRGRSIRQIIVMLSIIAPIITNFWFTIIGGSGIFFEIAEPGVISGPFEGFNLPAGLLAITQAMPLGLILSILFLALTMFFVATTSDSMSYVISATMSDSEPSAGLRAFWGMAMGVMALILISTGAGGIGKLQSFIVITAVPVPLILLPSLWDALRITWMLGRTPEPARR, from the coding sequence GTGACCGATATCACGACACCACAGACCGGCCCCGCATCGGCGCGGATCGACAAGACGCTGTTTGCGATCACCGGCGGGTTCATCGCCCTTTTCTGCGCCTATGCGTTTGTCGACATCGACGGGCTTTCCGCCCTTGTCGATGCGGGGTTCAACTTTTCGGCGCGGTATTTTGGCCTGTACTGGCAAGTCCTGCTGCTGGCGACCTTCCTGATCGGTCTGCTGCTGTGCGTTCTGCCCGGCTCCAGAACGGTCATGGGCGGTCTGAGCGTGCCGGAATTCAACATCTTCAGCTGGGGGGCGATGATCATGTGCACCCTGCTGGCCGGGGGCGGCGTGTTCTGGGCGGCGGGCGAGCCGATTGCGCATTTCCTGTCCACGCCGCCGGTCTTCGGCGATCTGGGCGAGGATTCGCGCGCCATCGCCAACGCCGCGCTCGCACAAAGCTTCATGCATTGGGGATTTCTGGCCTGGGCCATCCTGGGGTCGCTGACGACCGTCATGCTGATGCATTATCACTATGACAAGGGTCTGCCGCTTGCGCCGCGAACGCTGCTTTACCCGGTCTTCGGGGATCGCGCGCTGCATGGGCCGATCGGCCTGATCGCCGATGCCGCCTGCGTCATCGCGGTGGTTGCGGGCACTGTCGGTCCGATCGGGTTTCTGGGCTTGCAGATGTCCTATGGGCTGAACGCGCTGACCGGCATCCCCGACAACTTCACCACCCAGGCCATTGCCGTTCTGGCGCTTGTGGGGGTCTATACGGTCTCTGCGGTCACCGGGCTTGCCAAGGGCATCAAGGTGCTGTCCCAGATCAACGTGATCCTTGCCGTCATCCTTCTGGTCTTCATGCTGATCGCCGGCCCCACGACCGAGATCTTCGCGGGCTTTTTCGGCGGGATGCAGGTCTATCTGACGCACTTCTTCGATCTGACCCTGTATCGCGGCGAGGCGGGCGTGTTCGGCGATCCGGGCTGGCTGGGCTGGTGGACGGTGTTCTTCTGGGGCTGGTTCATGGGCTATGGGCCGCTGATGGCCATCTTCATCGCCCGCGTCAGCCGCGGACGGTCGATCCGCCAGATCATCGTCATGCTGTCGATCATCGCCCCGATCATCACCAATTTCTGGTTCACGATCATCGGCGGCTCGGGCATCTTCTTCGAGATTGCCGAACCGGGCGTCATCTCGGGTCCGTTCGAGGGCTTCAACCTGCCCGCCGGTCTGTTGGCGATCACCCAGGCCATGCCGCTGGGCCTGATCCTGTCGATCCTGTTTCTGGCGCTGACGATGTTCTTCGTCGCCACCACCAGCGACTCGATGAGCTATGTGATCTCGGCGACCATGTCCGACAGCGAACCTTCGGCCGGGCTGCGCGCCTTCTGGGGGATGGCGATGGGCGTCATGGCGCTGATCCTGATCTCGACCGGCGCGGGCGGCATCGGCAAGTTGCAAAGCTTCATCGTGATCACGGCGGTGCCGGTGCCGCTGATCCTGCTGCCCTCGCTGTGGGATGCGCTGCGGATCACCTGGATGCTGGGCCGCACGCCGGAACCCGCGCGCCGCTGA